Proteins from a genomic interval of Osmia bicornis bicornis chromosome 13, iOsmBic2.1, whole genome shotgun sequence:
- the LOC114875056 gene encoding methyltransferase-like protein 25B isoform X3, with amino-acid sequence MAATSDIWCTCRVCTKIRVTIDQIFSVLDVHGWLLNSYIVDFFQENLWEKLPGSWRFTLQDTPPQEFGKWLAGDILCKRVWPLSLLALRQVTNILQVCADCAYEANCKCIVDIGAGMGHLARILAFRYGLYVTCIEQDCILLQQARKWDEELLMSIRKHLPNFSEKCPQQFIAKLEPSNLVESKLVSQLQELFQNKFILNEAEIKFGLVGLHPCGDLAPILLKLYSSRDEAKFICIVGCCYMKLTIHSEISGLKGYPLSKYLMSRKNHLLTYTSLEVACHAIEKYCDKLKTGCYEDLIVHTYRAALETILIKKCEKLRHSQLRNVKVTKGMSFKQYCTAATAHFDNNLQIQDSDINNAEINGYLNQWQQVIIFGSLRMMLAPLVETIVLYDRFLFLSEKNLTPTLKPVFDSRLSPRNLVLMSRKK; translated from the exons ATGGCCGCAACTAGCGACATTTGGTGCACATGTAGAGTCTGTACAAAAATTCGTGTCACGATCGACCAAATATTTTCCGTTTTAGACGTACACGGTTGGCTATTGAACTCTTACATCGTG GACTTTTTTCAAGAAAACTTATGGGAGAAATTGCCAGGAAGTTGGAGGTTTACTTTGCAAGATACACCTCCTCAAGAGTTTGGTAAATGGCTGGCAGGAGACATCTTGTG CAAACGCGTGTGGCCTTTGTCATTACTCGCACTTCGTCAAGTGACTAATATTCTACAG gTGTGTGCAGATTGTGCCTATGAAGCTAATTGTAAATGTATTGTTGATATTGGAGCTGGAATGGGTCATTTGGCTCGTATCTTAGCTTTTCGATATGGATTATATGTTACTTGTATTGAACAAGATTGTATATTGTTGCAACAAGCTAG GAAATGGGATGAAGAATTACTGATGTCTATAAGAAAGCATTTACCTAATTTTAGTGAAAAATGTCCACAGCAATTTATAGCAAAGTTGGAACCCTCAAATTTAGTTGAATCAAAATTAGTTAGTCAATTACaagaattatttcaaaataaattcattttaaacgaagcagaaattaaatttggtCTTGTAGGACTTCATCCTTGTGGAGATTTAGCTCCAATATTGTTAAAACTTTACTCATCCAGAGACGAAGCAAAATTTATTTGTATTGTAGGATGTTGTTATATGAAATTAACGATACA TTCAGAAATAAGTGGATTAAAGGGGTATCCGCTTAGCAAGTACCTGATGTCGCGTAAAAATCATTTGCTAACTTATACATCATTAGAAGTAGCATGCCATGCTATTGAAAAATACTGTGACAAATTAAAGACTGGATGCTATGAAGATTTAATA GTGCATACTTATAGAGCAGCTTTAGagactattttaataaaaaaatgtgaaaaattAAGGCATAGTCAATTGAGAAATGTTAAAGTAACAAAAGGGATGTCATTTAAACA ATACTGTACTGCAGCAACAGCACATTTTGACAATAATTTACAGATACAAGATTCTGACATAAATAATGCAGAAATCAATGGCTATCTGAATCAGTGGCAACAAGTTATAATATTTGGATCGCTCAGAATGATGTTGGCGCCATTGGTCGAAACCATTGTATTGTACGACAGATTTTTATTCTTATCCGAGAAAAATTTGACGCCAACACTAAAACCAGTGTTCGACAGCCGGCTGTCACCACGAAATTTAGTGTTAATGTCAAGGAAAAAATAA
- the LOC114875056 gene encoding methyltransferase-like protein 25B isoform X1 produces the protein MAATSDIWCTCRVCTKIRVTIDQIFSVLDVHGWLLNSYIVDFFQENLWEKLPGSWRFTLQDTPPQEFGKWLAGDILCKRVWPLSLLALRQVTNILQVNRNHEDPESIISCELNILNNNNNETYRKDKNEAFEELHSQDHKFRNLFSKHIKKKKRYEIQEIAEVIVCADCAYEANCKCIVDIGAGMGHLARILAFRYGLYVTCIEQDCILLQQARKWDEELLMSIRKHLPNFSEKCPQQFIAKLEPSNLVESKLVSQLQELFQNKFILNEAEIKFGLVGLHPCGDLAPILLKLYSSRDEAKFICIVGCCYMKLTIHSEISGLKGYPLSKYLMSRKNHLLTYTSLEVACHAIEKYCDKLKTGCYEDLIVHTYRAALETILIKKCEKLRHSQLRNVKVTKGMSFKQYCTAATAHFDNNLQIQDSDINNAEINGYLNQWQQVIIFGSLRMMLAPLVETIVLYDRFLFLSEKNLTPTLKPVFDSRLSPRNLVLMSRKK, from the exons ATGGCCGCAACTAGCGACATTTGGTGCACATGTAGAGTCTGTACAAAAATTCGTGTCACGATCGACCAAATATTTTCCGTTTTAGACGTACACGGTTGGCTATTGAACTCTTACATCGTG GACTTTTTTCAAGAAAACTTATGGGAGAAATTGCCAGGAAGTTGGAGGTTTACTTTGCAAGATACACCTCCTCAAGAGTTTGGTAAATGGCTGGCAGGAGACATCTTGTG CAAACGCGTGTGGCCTTTGTCATTACTCGCACTTCGTCAAGTGACTAATATTCTACAGGTGAACAGAAACCATGAGGACCCAGAAAGTATTATATCTTGTGAACTCAATATActaaataataacaataatgaaACATATAGAAAGGATAAGAATGAAGCATTTGAGGAGTTACATTCCCAGGATCATAAATTTAGAAACTTGTTCTCAAAAcacataaaaaagaaaaagagataTGAGATACAAGAGATAGCTGAAGTAATT gTGTGTGCAGATTGTGCCTATGAAGCTAATTGTAAATGTATTGTTGATATTGGAGCTGGAATGGGTCATTTGGCTCGTATCTTAGCTTTTCGATATGGATTATATGTTACTTGTATTGAACAAGATTGTATATTGTTGCAACAAGCTAG GAAATGGGATGAAGAATTACTGATGTCTATAAGAAAGCATTTACCTAATTTTAGTGAAAAATGTCCACAGCAATTTATAGCAAAGTTGGAACCCTCAAATTTAGTTGAATCAAAATTAGTTAGTCAATTACaagaattatttcaaaataaattcattttaaacgaagcagaaattaaatttggtCTTGTAGGACTTCATCCTTGTGGAGATTTAGCTCCAATATTGTTAAAACTTTACTCATCCAGAGACGAAGCAAAATTTATTTGTATTGTAGGATGTTGTTATATGAAATTAACGATACA TTCAGAAATAAGTGGATTAAAGGGGTATCCGCTTAGCAAGTACCTGATGTCGCGTAAAAATCATTTGCTAACTTATACATCATTAGAAGTAGCATGCCATGCTATTGAAAAATACTGTGACAAATTAAAGACTGGATGCTATGAAGATTTAATA GTGCATACTTATAGAGCAGCTTTAGagactattttaataaaaaaatgtgaaaaattAAGGCATAGTCAATTGAGAAATGTTAAAGTAACAAAAGGGATGTCATTTAAACA ATACTGTACTGCAGCAACAGCACATTTTGACAATAATTTACAGATACAAGATTCTGACATAAATAATGCAGAAATCAATGGCTATCTGAATCAGTGGCAACAAGTTATAATATTTGGATCGCTCAGAATGATGTTGGCGCCATTGGTCGAAACCATTGTATTGTACGACAGATTTTTATTCTTATCCGAGAAAAATTTGACGCCAACACTAAAACCAGTGTTCGACAGCCGGCTGTCACCACGAAATTTAGTGTTAATGTCAAGGAAAAAATAA
- the LOC114875056 gene encoding methyltransferase-like protein 25B isoform X2, whose amino-acid sequence MAATSDIWCTCRVCTKIRVTIDQIFSVLDVHGWLLNSYIVDFFQENLWEKLPGSWRFTLQDTPPQEFGKWLAGDILCKRVWPLSLLALRQVTNILQVNRNHEDPESIISCELNILNNNNNETYRKDKNEAFEELHSQDHKFRNLFSKHIKKKKRYEIQEIAEVCADCAYEANCKCIVDIGAGMGHLARILAFRYGLYVTCIEQDCILLQQARKWDEELLMSIRKHLPNFSEKCPQQFIAKLEPSNLVESKLVSQLQELFQNKFILNEAEIKFGLVGLHPCGDLAPILLKLYSSRDEAKFICIVGCCYMKLTIHSEISGLKGYPLSKYLMSRKNHLLTYTSLEVACHAIEKYCDKLKTGCYEDLIVHTYRAALETILIKKCEKLRHSQLRNVKVTKGMSFKQYCTAATAHFDNNLQIQDSDINNAEINGYLNQWQQVIIFGSLRMMLAPLVETIVLYDRFLFLSEKNLTPTLKPVFDSRLSPRNLVLMSRKK is encoded by the exons ATGGCCGCAACTAGCGACATTTGGTGCACATGTAGAGTCTGTACAAAAATTCGTGTCACGATCGACCAAATATTTTCCGTTTTAGACGTACACGGTTGGCTATTGAACTCTTACATCGTG GACTTTTTTCAAGAAAACTTATGGGAGAAATTGCCAGGAAGTTGGAGGTTTACTTTGCAAGATACACCTCCTCAAGAGTTTGGTAAATGGCTGGCAGGAGACATCTTGTG CAAACGCGTGTGGCCTTTGTCATTACTCGCACTTCGTCAAGTGACTAATATTCTACAGGTGAACAGAAACCATGAGGACCCAGAAAGTATTATATCTTGTGAACTCAATATActaaataataacaataatgaaACATATAGAAAGGATAAGAATGAAGCATTTGAGGAGTTACATTCCCAGGATCATAAATTTAGAAACTTGTTCTCAAAAcacataaaaaagaaaaagagataTGAGATACAAGAGATAGCTGAA gTGTGTGCAGATTGTGCCTATGAAGCTAATTGTAAATGTATTGTTGATATTGGAGCTGGAATGGGTCATTTGGCTCGTATCTTAGCTTTTCGATATGGATTATATGTTACTTGTATTGAACAAGATTGTATATTGTTGCAACAAGCTAG GAAATGGGATGAAGAATTACTGATGTCTATAAGAAAGCATTTACCTAATTTTAGTGAAAAATGTCCACAGCAATTTATAGCAAAGTTGGAACCCTCAAATTTAGTTGAATCAAAATTAGTTAGTCAATTACaagaattatttcaaaataaattcattttaaacgaagcagaaattaaatttggtCTTGTAGGACTTCATCCTTGTGGAGATTTAGCTCCAATATTGTTAAAACTTTACTCATCCAGAGACGAAGCAAAATTTATTTGTATTGTAGGATGTTGTTATATGAAATTAACGATACA TTCAGAAATAAGTGGATTAAAGGGGTATCCGCTTAGCAAGTACCTGATGTCGCGTAAAAATCATTTGCTAACTTATACATCATTAGAAGTAGCATGCCATGCTATTGAAAAATACTGTGACAAATTAAAGACTGGATGCTATGAAGATTTAATA GTGCATACTTATAGAGCAGCTTTAGagactattttaataaaaaaatgtgaaaaattAAGGCATAGTCAATTGAGAAATGTTAAAGTAACAAAAGGGATGTCATTTAAACA ATACTGTACTGCAGCAACAGCACATTTTGACAATAATTTACAGATACAAGATTCTGACATAAATAATGCAGAAATCAATGGCTATCTGAATCAGTGGCAACAAGTTATAATATTTGGATCGCTCAGAATGATGTTGGCGCCATTGGTCGAAACCATTGTATTGTACGACAGATTTTTATTCTTATCCGAGAAAAATTTGACGCCAACACTAAAACCAGTGTTCGACAGCCGGCTGTCACCACGAAATTTAGTGTTAATGTCAAGGAAAAAATAA